One stretch of Arachis hypogaea cultivar Tifrunner chromosome 20, arahy.Tifrunner.gnm2.J5K5, whole genome shotgun sequence DNA includes these proteins:
- the LOC112783629 gene encoding probable methylenetetrahydrofolate reductase (NADH), producing the protein MKVIEKIRAAAAADPDRVVFSFEFFPPKTEDGVDNLFERMDRMVAHNPSFCDITWGAGGSTADLTLEIANKMQNMVCVETMMHLTCTNMPVEKIDHALQTIKSNGLQNVLALRGDPPHGQDKFVQIEGGFACARDLVKHIRAKYGDYFGITVAGYPEAHPDVIGSDGLATPEGYQNDLAYLKSKVDAGADLIVTQLFYDTDIFLKFVNDCRQIGITCPIVPGIMPINNYKGFLRMTGFCKTKIPADIFAALEPIKDNEEAVKSYGIHLGTEMCKKILAHGIKTLHMYTLNMEKSALAILMNLGLIEETKINRSLPWRRPANVFRVREDVRPIFWANRPKSYISRTIGWDQYPHGRWGDSRNPSYGALTDYQFMRPRARDKKLVEEWVVPLRSIEDIYERFKQYCLGKLRSNPWSELDGLQPETKIINEQLEKINLKGFLTINSQPAVNGEKSDSATVGWGGPGGYVYQKAYVEFFCSKEKLDALVEKCKNRSSLTFMAVNKEGSWRSNVGQTDVNAVTWGVFPAKEIIQPTIVDPVSFMVWKDEAFEIWSRGWACLYPEGDASRKLVEEVGNSYFLVSLVDNDYVNGDLFAVFADF; encoded by the exons ATGAAGGTGATAGAGAAAATACGAGCAGCTGCGGCAGCTGATCCAGACAGGGTGGTCTTCTCATTCGAGTTCTTTCCACCCAAGACCGAAGATGGGGTAGATAATTTGTTTGAGAGGATGGACCGGATGGTGGCACATAATCCTTCGTTTTGCGATATCACTTGGGGCGCAGGAGGATCCACAGCTGATCTAACACTTGAAATTGCAAACAAGATGCAAAACATGGTATGCGTGGAGACCATGATGCACCTCACCTGTACCAACATGCCTGTAGAGAAGATCGACCATGCTCTCCAGACCATCAAGTCCAATGGTCTCCAGAATGTTCTTGCTCTTCGTGGTGATCCCCCTCACGGTCAGGACAAATTTGTCCAGATTGAAGGTGGCTTTGCCTGCGCTCGGGACTTG GTTAAACATATAAGAGCCAAATATGGTGACTACTTTGGCATCACAGTTGCTGGTTATCCAG AGGCACATCCAGATGTTATAGGAAGTGATGGCTTGGCTACTCCAGAAGGTTATCAAAATGATCTTGCTTACCTCAAGAGCAAG gttgATGCTGGAGCGGATCTGATCGTTACCCAATTATTTTATGATACAGATATATTCCTTAAATTTGTGAATGACTGTCGCCAAATTGGAATAACTTGTCCTATTGTGCCTGGAATTATGCcgattaataattataaaggttTTCTCCGCATGACTGGCTTTTGTAAAACGAAG ATACCAGCTGACATTTTTGCTGCTTTAGAGCCTATCAAGGACAATGAAGAAGCTGTCAAATCTTATGGAATTCACCTGGGAACTGAAATGTGCAAAAAAATTTTAGCTCATGGAATTAAGACACTACATATGTATACTCTAAATATGGAGAAATCAGCATTAGCAATACTAATG AATCTCGGCTTAATTGAAGAGACCAAAATTAATAGGTCATTACCTTGGCGACGCCCTGCAAATGTGTTTCGTGTTAGAGAAGATGTTCGTCCAATATTTTG GGCAAATCGTCCAAAAAGCTACATATCAAGGACAATAGGATGGGATCAATACCCACATGGGCGTTGGGGTGATTCTCGTAATCCATCATATGGTGCACTAACTGATTACCAG tTCATGAGGCCACGTGCACGGGACAAAAAGCTTGTTGAAGAATGGGTGGTTCCCCTGAGGAGCATTGAGGATATTTATGAG AGGTTTAAACAGTATTGCCTTGGAAAGTTGAGAAGCAATCCTTGGTCAGAACTAGATGGTCTTCAGCCAGAGACGAAGATTATAAATGAGCAGCTGGAAAAGATTAACTTGAAGGGATTTCTCACCATCAATAGCCAGCCAGCAGTCAATGGGGAGAAATCTGATTCTGCTACTGTAG GCTGGGGTGGACCTGGTGGATATGTATATCAGAAGGCATATGTGGAGTTCTTTTGCTCTAAGGAAAAGCTGGATGCACTTGTTGAGAAATGCAAGAATAGATCATCTCTAACTTTCATGGCTGTGAATAAAGAAGGAAGTTGGAGATCTAATGTAGGCCAAACCGATGTGAATGCTGTGACATGGGGGGTCTTCCCAGCCAAGGAAATAATCCAACCAACCATTGTAGATCCTGTTAGCTTCATGGTATGGAAGGATGAGGCATTTGAAATTTGGTCAAGAGGATGGGCATGCTTGTACCCTGAGGGTGATGCTTCCAGGAAATTGGTTGAAGAG GTGGGCAACAGCTACTTCTTAGTCAGCTTAGTAGACAATGATTATGTCAATGGCGATCTTTTTGCTGTTTTTGCAGATTTCTGA
- the LOC112783396 gene encoding uncharacterized protein gives MADKENPQLTQAELLAQIAELQAEVRRIAELSTQNNGESSKSLAQGNTDPLSVTPPKEKLTLDNSFFEEITKYQMPKNFALPSALEPYKGFGDPRAHVKKFQSMMFFNGANNEPVLYRAFPTYLDGAALLWFSKLSAGSISSFEDLARSFIDYFAASRIYVHGSDYLGTIKQGQHKSLKDYMTRFAEATMEIQDLDTAVHLHALKAGLRPGKFRETIAITKPKTLEEFRERATGQMEIEELREAQKSDKQPHRRDEEKAFRSPGNKDTKKPFKLTPKYNTYTRFNTKRENIIKEILNAKIVKPPARAGNYQDQRFVDRSKHCTFHQKFGHTTDDCIVVKDLLERLARQGLLDKYVESRKARRANSNREESKQTVTDKKEQTTPDPPRGIISHISGGFAGGGETSSARKRSYRAMLAIEGTLQPRKDKDPDVTISFNQADFRSASPKLDDPVVISIQVGELLVRKTLLDPGSSTDVLFYSTFKKMKLSKKLIQLSSGELIEFSGERVPIMGHIWLRTTMGEIPMSKSIDIQYLIVDCYIPYNIIIGRPALNIFKAVVSTLHLCVKFPVLENKIATVYADHQEAWQCYNACLKQAQTRETARPKPRC, from the coding sequence ATGGCTGACAAGGAAAATCCACAACTCACACAAGCTGAGCTCCTGGCCCAAATCGCTGAACTTCAGGCGGAAGTACGGAGAATAGCCGAGCTATCCACGCAGAACAATGGAGAAAGCTCCAAAAGCTTGGCTCAGGGCAACACAGACCCCTTGAGCGTTACTCCTCCAAAGGAGAAGCTCACCCTCGACAACTCCTTCTTCGAGGAGATCACAAAGTACCAGATGCCAAAAAACTTTGCACTGCCCTCCGCGCTTGAACCCTACAAGGGGTTCGGAGATCCCCGAGCTCATGTAAAGAAGTTCCAATCCATGATGTTCTTCAACGGTGCTAACAATGAGCCCGTCCTCTACCGAGCGTTTCCCACTTACCTCGATGGTGCTGCGTTACTCTGGTTCTCTAAGTTGTCTGCAGGTTCAATCTCTTCCTTTGAGGACCTGGCAAGGTCGTTCATTGATTACTTTGCTGCGTCAAGAATATATGTGCACGGATCAGATTACCTCGGCACCATCAAGCAAGGCCAACACAAGAGCTTAAAAGACTACATGACCAGGTTTGCCGAGGCTACTATGGAGATCCAAGACTTGGATACGGCTGTCCACTTACATGCCCTCAAAGCTGGCCTCAGACCTGGCAAGTTCCGGGAGACTATTGCGATAACAAAACCAAAAACACTAGAAGAGTTTCGAGAAAGGGCTACAGGCCAAATGGAGATTGAAGAACTCCGTGAGGCCCAAAAATCGGACAAACAACCACATCGGAGAGATGAAGAAAAAGCTTTTAGATCACCAGGAAACAAGGATACAAAGAAgcctttcaagctcacaccaaaATACAACACGTACACCAGATTCAATACAAAGAGAGAAAACATCATCAAAGAAATTCTCAACGCCAAAATCGTAAAGCCGCCAGCTCGAGCAGGGAACTACCAGGACCAAAGGTTCGTGGATAGGAGCAAGCATTGCACCTTCCATCAGAAGTTCGGCCACACCACGGACGACTGCATTGTCGTGAAAGACCTCCTAGAGAGACTAGCGCGCCAAGGGCTTCTGGACAAATATGTCGAGAGCCGGAAAGCCAGAAGAGCAAACTCGAATAGGGAGGAGAGCAAACAAACAGTGACAGACAAAAAAGAACAGACAACTCCTGATCCACCAAGAGGAATCATTAGCCACATATCAGGAGGGTTCGCAGGCGGAGGTGAAACGAGCTCGGCCAGAAAGCGAAGCTACAGGGCGATGCTGGCAATCGAGGGAACACTACAGCCAAGGAAGGACAAGGACCCAGACGTCACGATATCCTTCAACCAAGCGGACTTCAGATCGGCAAGCCCTAAACTCGACGACCCAGTGGTGATTTCCATCCAGGTCGGAGAGCTGTTGGTAAGGAAAACACTACTGGACCCAGGTAGTAGCACtgatgttttgttttattctaccTTTAAAAAGATGAAGTTATCAAAAAAACTGATACAGCTCTCCTCGGGAGAGCTAATTGAGTTCTCCGGAGAAAGAGTCCCCATCATGGGACATATATGGCTGAGGACCACAATGGGAGAGATCCCTATGTCGAAGTCCATTGATATTCAATACCTAATAGTAGACTGTTATATcccttataatattataattgggAGACCCGCCTTGAATATATTCAAAGCGGTAGTGTCCACATTACACCTGTGTGTCAAGTTCCCAGTGCTGGAAAACAAGATAGCTACAGTATACGCCGATCACCAGGAAGCTTGGCAGTGCTACAATGCCTGTCTAAAGCAAGCCCAGACGAGGGAGACAGCTCGGCCGAAGCCACGATGTTAG
- the LOC114926061 gene encoding uncharacterized protein produces MDRLKTVSNGAWEYMSKFDPKVWCRAFFSHYPKNAAMTNNICESWNAVIVEARKKPILTLCEELRVHVMNKMARHKKILGAYKGRLALVQQIKLDKWIKPQSHKWNAQWCGDNDRVVFEVSRNTQKLGVNLKNQTCTCNLWQLTGVPCVHTVAAISRVRVKSAEDFVSPFFTMEAKRKTYDICINSVPNEEYWKPTDQLKADPPKIVRPVGRPTKRRKESATPPTPTDGNKVRRTFQVTYSKCRESGHYFKAYKEAPKNPNWQPKSRRNNK; encoded by the exons ATGGATAGGTTGAAAACTGTGAGTAATGGAGCTTGGGAATACATGAGTAAGTTTGACCCTAAGGTATGGTGTAGGGCATTTTTCAGTCACTATCCTAAGAATGCTGCTATGACAAACAACATATGTGAGTCTTGGAACGCAGTCATTGTGGAGGCTAGGAAGAAACCAATTCTAACACTGTGTGAGGAGCTACGGGTTCATGTTATGAACAAAATGGCTAGACACAAGAAGATCCTAGGGGCATATAAAGGAAGGCTGGCACTAGTGCAGCAAATAAAATTGGACAAATGGATTAAACCACAAAGTCACAAGTGGAATGCTCAATGGTGTGGTGACAATGACAGGGTTGTATTTGAGGTATCCAGGAATACACAGAAGCTTGGGGTTAACTTGAAAAATCAAACCTGCACATGTAATTTATGGCAGCTTACAG GTGTACCTTGTGTTCATACTGTTGCAGCAATATCCAGAGTGAGGGTAAAATCAGCTGAAGACTTCGTGTCTCCATTTTTCACTATGGAAGCCAAAAGGAAGACATATGACATTTGTATCAACTCTGTACCCAATGAAGAGTATTGGAAACCAACTGACCAACTGAAGGCTGATCCACCAAAAATTGTGAGACCTGTTGGTAGACCAACTAAGAGGAGAAAGGAATCAGCTACACCTCCAACTCCAACTGATGGCAACAAGGTCAGAAGGACCTTCCAGGTTACCTATAGCAAATGCAGAGAAAGTGGCCACTATTTTAAAGCATATAAGGAAGCACCTAAAAATCCTAACTGGCAACCAAAAAGCAGGAGAAATAACAAG TAA
- the LOC112783699 gene encoding syntaxin-22: MSFQDIESGRPFGGSRRGLINGKQYPTQAVAAGIFQINTAVSTFQRLVNTLGTPKDTPELREKLHKTRLHIGQLVKDTSVKLKQASDMDHQVEVNPSKKIADAKLAKDFQAVLKEFQKAQRLAAERETAYTPFVPQAVLPSSYTASEVDTSSDTTPEQRALLVESRRQEVLFLDNEIAFNEAIIEEREQGIQEIQQQIGEVNEIFKDLAVLVHEQGAMIDDIGSNIENSHAATAQAKSQLAKASKTQRSNSSLTCLLLVIFGIVLLIVIIVLAA; this comes from the exons ATGAGCTTTCAGGACATAGAATCTGGCCGTCCCTTCGGTGGTTCGAGGCGTGGCCTCATCAATGGGAAGCAATATCCTACACAAGCGGTGGCAGCCGGCATATTCCAGATCAACACCGCCGTCTCCACCTTCCAGAGGCTCGTCAACACCCTTGGAACCCCCAAAGACACCCCCGAGCTCCGTGAGAAGCT CCACAAGACAAGGCTGCATATTGGGCAGTTGGTGAAGGACACATCAGTCAAGCTAAAGCAAGCTAGTGATATGGATCACCAAGTTGAAGTTAAT CCAAGCAAGAAGATAGCAGATGCCAAACTCGCAAAAGATTTTCAGGCTGTGCTGAAAGAATTTCAGAAGGCACAACGTCTTGCAGCTGAGAGAGAAACAGCGTATACTCCTTTTGTTCCACAAGCAGTTCTTCCTTCTAG CTATACAGCTAGTGAAGTAGATACTAGTTCTGATACGACTCCAGAACAGCGTGCCCTTCTTGTGGAATCCAGGag GCAGGAGGTTTTATTCTTAGATAATGAGATTGCCTTCAATGAGGCTATCATTGAGGAAAGGGAGCAAGGCATTCAAGAAATACAGCAGCAAATCGGCGAGGTTAATGAGATTTTCAAAGATCTTGCTGTGCTCGTCCATGAGCAAGGAGCCATGATTG ATGACATTGGCTCCAACATTGAGAACTCTCATGCTGCAACCGCACAAGCAAAATCTCAACTTGCCAAAGCTTCAAAAACCCAAAGATCAAATTCGTCTTTG ACATGTTTGCTTTTGGTGATATTTGGGATTGTGCTTCTCATCGTCATCATAGTTCTGGCCGCCTAG